A single region of the Onychomys torridus chromosome 11, mOncTor1.1, whole genome shotgun sequence genome encodes:
- the Rnf152 gene encoding E3 ubiquitin-protein ligase RNF152 produces MMETLSQDSLLECQICFNYYSPRRRPKLLDCKHTCCSVCLQQMRTSQKDVRCPWCRGITKLPPGFSVSQLPDDPEVLAVIAIPHTSEHTPVFIKLPSNGCYMLPLPISKERTLLPGDMGCRLLPGNQQKSLTVVTIPAEQQPLQGGAPQEAVEEEPDRRGVVKSSTWSGVCTVILVACVLVFLLGIVLHNMSCISKRFTVISCG; encoded by the coding sequence ATGATGGAGACACTCTCCCAGGATTCCCTGTTGGAATGTCAGatctgttttaattattatagcCCACGACGAAGGCCCAAGTTGCTGGATTGCAAGCACACCTGCTGTTCAGTGTGTCTCCAGCAGATGAGGACCAGCCAGAAGGACGTAAGGTGCCCCTGGTGCCGTGGCATCACCAAGTTGCCCCCAGGCTTCTCTGTATCACAGCTGCCTGATGACCCTGAGGTCCTGGCAGTCATTGCCATACCGCACACTTCTGAGCACACCCCAGTCTTTATCAAACTTCCTAGCAATGGGTGCTACATGCTGCCCCTACCCATCTCTAAGGAGCGTACTCTTCTGCCAGGAGACATGGGCTGCCGTCTGCTGCCAGGGAACCAGCAGAAGTCCCTCACTGTGGTGACCATCCCTGCAGAACAGCAGCCCCTGCAGGGTGGAGCTCCCCAAGAGGCCGTGGAGGAGGAGCCTGACAGACGGGGTGTGGTGAAGAGTTCCACGTGGTCTGGTGTGTGCACCGTCATCCTGGTGGCCTGCGTTTTGGTCTTCCTCTTGGGCATCGTGCTACACAACATGTCCTGCATCTCGAAGCGCTTCACTGTGATATCCTGTGGTTGA